tttgtttatacatatttattattagataTCCTATCAACCTGAAATaatgttgacaaactatattgttggaaagctctaagaatagTTTATATTTCAAGGCCATTTGATTTAGTAGTGACAGTAATTTTGTTAAATTTTTGTCACTAACcccataattattatatattcataattgtaatctttaaaaatgttgacattaaatcattggaaagctctgaatttagttttcatattttaaaacacttaaatgatgcagtgacagtaatttattcatttgtgacaagagtatgcagcaaactaTGACACCTAATGgcctttgttggtaaaaccactaaaactgTGACAAAACCTCAttgtttgtgattttaacttgaaatttggatgACAATTAGCTGAGACTTATgggttttttatttttgggagTAAAACAAATGGGAGGTGatggttaaatataaatattatgctcataatattaaacaaaacacaaaagttCTCCAATTCATACGATCAAAGTTTTCATCAAGTCTACACCAGTCTTTATTAACACGAGCAGTTGAGTTTCTTCACTCCGTGCAGATAGACGTATGGTACAAAACAGGTGTAAGATGCTCCTATAAAGTTTGTCAACTTCACAGCCAGTATGGATCGACTGAAACTGCTGTAGATACGCAGCACAAGATGACTTAACCAGCAGATGAGGAAGATCGCGGCCACGGCCATCACGCTTTTAGCTGCCCTCACCTGACCATTTGAGGATGGGTTTGATCTCGTCTGTGTCTTCTGTACGGTATTATTCACACCATTAGGTGCACTACTGGTTTCTTTGGAGGAGTGATGGCTTATCCGTTTTTGACTTTGGAGCAGCGTTAATGCAATCTGAAGGCTGGCATAAGTTATCCCAATAATTGGAACGACATTAGCCAGAGTAAGATACAGAGCGTCAAAGGTTTGCTTCTCTGCAGGAGTTGGAAAATGTTCTTCACAAACTTCCAAGCTTTGATTTCCATCATTCTCTGTGATGAAGATGTGAGGAGTGCTGAACACCAGCGCCACGCTCCAGCTTCCACCGAGCAGTACGGCCACCAGCCGTAAGTTATCCATCTGCACCGGAGCTCCTCCACGTCTGATGGACCCCACCAGTTTCTGGTGCCAGTACAGACTGATGAACATAGTAGAGAAGATGCTGCTGGTCTCTGAAAGATCTGAAGAAAACTGAATCACACCACAATAACTTTTCCCCATGAACCAGTTGTTCAAAAACTTGGCCATTGTATCTGGCAGGTCCACCAGACAGTTTGTGATGAGATTGGACACGGCTAAGTTCATGAAGAGAATGTCGCTGGTCCGCAGTTGAGTTATGGATTTTGGTAGAGAGCGTAAACCCAACCAGATGTTTCCTATAATGCCGGTAAAGCAGAAGAAAGCTCTTATAGATGATTCAATCCAGTCTTGGACCTCCATCTGAGATGTATGGGTTTCCTGACTGCTGGTTTGGGTTGGTTGGTCGATGGTGAGATTTATAAGGTGTGAGCTGATGACATCTGCTGTTGCTGTAATCATATAGGTCACCAAAATCTCCTCCCACATTCAGAAGCACTAGTGTAAGTTATATATTCATACACAATGCATTTTCATCATGAACACAGATGCACCATTGAACATTTGTTAAAGGAATAACTCTTATATTTTTTACTGCTTCACACAGTGAGGTGGAGAACAGACGTCTGGTTGTCCTTATGTGGTGTAATGCTCAGACACTtagttttctgtaataaatgcCTTGTGCAGTTCTTTGGAAATCATGCTAAACAGTGTTTTAATGtaacattttgttaaaaaaaatgaattggaactttgaaagaaaaatataaatgaatcaTATATGATTTACATCTTAGATATCATAAGCActttaaaaatggctgggttatttttaacccataatgggtaaatattggacagaacacacggCTGGGTTAAagttgacccaatgctgggtgtCTTatcccaactgctgggttattatataATAACCCGGTTGCAAAACAACAACcaaacattgggtcatttttaacccagcatctGTTCTGTCAAATATTGACCCATTATGGGTTAAAAATTCCCAGACATTTTAAAAGTTAGGGACCGGATTTCAATAATGAATGGAtgggaaagtttttttttttgactacTTGTGTGTCTGAACTTCCCATTGGCTTTCATCACCTTATCTCAGTAGACACAAAGATTTTTCTGCTGATTTGAGAAGATGAACATGACAAAGAGTTGCTCTCATAGGCAGGTTTATAATTCTTCAGGTGCCATAATGAACATAATTGTCGTGACGTCTGTCGGCAATTATTGAAACACAAGAGGATGATAATTTTTCTCTATTCCACCGTCTTATTAAGATCTTAATACAATTCATACATgtgatataactcattgtataataTTAAAATGTCTGAAGAATATACAGGCACATCATCAAACAGAATCAGAATTACAATCCATGatctttaaaacaaaatgtttaagatAAAGGTATAAATGTTCCTATAAAATTTGTCAACTTCACAGCCAGTATGGATGGATTGAAACTGCTGTAGGATACGCAGCACAAGATGAGTAAACCAGCAGATGAGGAAGATCGTGGCCACGGCCATCACGCTTTTAGATGCCCTCACCTGACCATTTGAGGATGGGTTGGATCTCACCTGTGTCTTCTGTATGGTTTGTGGTGGGTCGATCACAACATTTGCAGCTTTAAAAGCTGTTTGTGCCTCTGAATTACAGACACCTTCAATACTGGAGCATCTTAGAGATCTTTGTGAGAATAATGATCCTTCTGCTGGTCTCTGAGATCTCATGAGAAAACAACATTCAATTTTATTCCTGAGCTAGTTTTTCTCCTGACTCTTGATTTTAATTTGGGTGGTTATATGTTGTGAATTGCTGTCATCATTCAGAGACGAAATGACATCATCAAGAAAATATTAGTGATGTCATGGTGACAGCTAACTGAAATGATGTGTCATCAGTTCACATGTGAGTTAATTGCTCAGAAGCACAAGTGTAATTTATGCATTAATGCAGTGAACCAAGATCTCACTGTCATGTGTTTAAAATAATCTCTGGTGATCATAAAACTATGCTAAAAAACACTTAGAATAAAAGCTTCAGCTAAATGCATACACGTGATGTAAATGATATCAAAACAGGCCTTTCAATTTTAAATTGaatatttgatattttacttgtacttttacacAGTGACATCACGCACAATTCCTCATGAAATTCAAATAATCTGCTcacataaaaatgtaatgttcttTCTATAGTGTAAACTTTCAGTTATCATTTATATTTAAGAAtcatatttgaaataaaaaatatatcactGACTAGACCGAACCGAACGCTACCACGGTCCTCCAGCGCATGCGCGATAGACTTCGCTCGAAAGCTTCTGCTTCTATGGCAACGGGGCGGGAATCATGGGAGTTGTGTGCGCTGTTTGGAAAACCGGAAGTGGAGGGAGTTTCGAAAACCGTGgaaataaatgtgaataaagAGACGAGGGATGAGTTTATCAGAGTCATGGCATCATGGTAAAGTTTATAGAGAATCTGATTATTGATTGATGAGTTATATATACTGTACGGGTGTGTTTGTGACGTAACGTCATGTGTGTTGTGTTGACGTTTGGCAGCTAACGGTTTATACTGCACGAGACTAAATAACATTCAGATATCTATTAAAACTATATTCTTACACATCGTAAAATGAAAACATGTATTATAGCGATAATTGTAATAtgttttgattttgttttgatgtttatcTCCTCACCTCAGAATGAAACGACTCAATTTTGTGTTTCGACTGATAACATGATAACCTGTCTGAGATTTACTGATAATTGATCTGGTTTATTAAAACTGTTGACCATTCCCGTGTTCACTGACTGTAtgcttttttcataaaataatcCACTTGAAGCTGAATGTAGATGGAAACAGACTGTCTCGATCTTCTCCCACACTGACCATCAATGCCAAGAATGGAGTTAAAGTTGAAGGTTTTATTGTCGTCCAGCATCAAGCGCAGAAAGCCATGGCCCAGATTCTGTTGGCTGGGGAAGGTATCATCATCATCTTACAGCaaattaaaggtgcactgtgtaggTTTAacgattgtgaattgcaaccagcgTCTCACTCCAACATTCACTAAAGTGCATAGAGAAGCTTCGGTACCCTATTTGCATGCTTAGATTGTCCAAATTAGACCGTAATGGGCCTAAACACATACTCGCCAAGTAGGTCTTATACTGTTATACTATTGGCTAAACCACGGGTGCAAAGGTGAACCTATCGGCTCAAAGCAGAGAAAAGAACATAAATATGGCAGGAGTAGAGACGATCAACAAACCTTTGCCTATAAAGAACGATACGTCTGAAATAGTTTTTTAAGCctgaattacatttaattacacCAGAAGAATATGTATTACCTGTTTATTTCcgtataataattacattattatatattattattatttctccaGGGTAACAATATACAGGAAGAAATATCGTTAGCGAAGCGGCCACCCATAGAATCACACA
This window of the Paramisgurnus dabryanus chromosome 10, PD_genome_1.1, whole genome shotgun sequence genome carries:
- the ora5 gene encoding rhodopsin; translation: MEVQDWIESSIRAFFCFTGIIGNIWLGLRSLPKSITQLRTSDILFMNLAVSNLITNCLVDLPDTMAKFLNNWFMGKSYCGVIQFSSDLSETSSIFSTMFISLYWHQKLVGSIRRGGAPVQMDNLRLVAVLLGGSWSVALVFSTPHIFITENDGNQSLEVCEEHFPTPAEKQTFDALYLTLANVVPIIGITYASLQIALTLLQSQKRISHHSSKETSSAPNGVNNTVQKTQTRSNPSSNGQVRAAKSVMAVAAIFLICWLSHLVLRIYSSFSRSILAVKLTNFIGASYTCFVPYVYLHGVKKLNCSC